The Desulfobacterales bacterium nucleotide sequence TGACATTGATGTATGAAGTCGAGGCACACCCCGCCAGCAACCCCATATTAAGTGTCAGAAATCCTATAAATTTTATAACGCTTTGTATTGATTTCATTTTTTTCCTCCAAACCCTTGGAGAGACGATTTTGCCTCCCTTTGTTGGCGAATGTCAGACAAACTTTTTGAGAACTTATCTGAAATCTATATGTTGTCTGATACGAACTGTCAAGCATAGGGACTTTTTTCAAAAATTTATGGGGAAAAAGATCAACGCCTGTCATCCGCGGGGAAATTGCGTTATAAACCGGAACGGTCAATCTCCTTATGTACCTGGAGGGATCGAATAGAATCCAGTTTTTTCTTGCAAAACAAAACGGCAATGATATAAATCTCCATTATTATTGATCAACCGGTTTTTGAATAACCCTGCGGTCCCTGCGGGGCGTGACAAGGAATACGCTCATTGTTGCGATTCAGCTTTACTTTACACCTCATCCAATTTTTATACTAATTTTCACTTTTGACAGGCTTGCCGAAACGATTTCGAATGCGTGTATCGACACACGAGTATCCGGCATGAAACCTTAACCCAAAGGAGGATAAAGCATGAAACCAGTCAAGTTTTTTCTAGTAATGTTTATTGTCATCGCATTTTTGGGCGCAAGTGCGGCAATTGCCGGCACGTTGCAGGATGTCAAAGCCAAAGGATTCATTCAGGTGGGTGTAAATGAGGGCCTCTTTGGTTTTGCCAAACCTGATGAAAAAGGCGTTTGGCGGGGTCTTGATGTGGATACGGCCCGCGCGATTTCGGTGGCGGTATTCGGGGATGCCAACAAAATAAAATATATTCCACTGACAGCCAAGACCCGTTTCACCGCGCTGCAGTCCGGCGAAATAGACGTATTAACCCGCAACGCCACCCGGACCTTGACCCGAGAAACCGATCTGGGCCTTAACTTTGTGCAGGTCAACTACTATGACGGTCAGGGATTTCTGGTTCCCAAGAAATTGGGAGTCAAAAGCGCCAAGGAGCTTGACGGCGCAACCGTCTGTGTTCTGCCGGGAACGACCACGGAGATGAATGCCGCCGATTATTTCAGGGCCAATAAAATAAAAATGAAGCCGGTGGTCATCGAAAGCACCCCGGAACTTGCCAAGGCCTTTTTTGCGGGGCGCTGCGACAGCCTGACTTCAGACGCTTCCCAACTGGCCGGTACCCGAGCCATTGCCCCCAATCCGGCCGATTACGTGATTTTGCCGGAGATTATTTCAAGAGAACCCCTTGCGCCGGCTGTTCGTCATGGGGATGACCAGTGGTATGACGTGGTGAACTTTTCGGTAATGGCCATGATCGAAGCGGAATATCTGGGGATTTCCTCCAAAAACGTGGATGAAATGC carries:
- a CDS encoding amino acid ABC transporter substrate-binding protein, translating into MKPVKFFLVMFIVIAFLGASAAIAGTLQDVKAKGFIQVGVNEGLFGFAKPDEKGVWRGLDVDTARAISVAVFGDANKIKYIPLTAKTRFTALQSGEIDVLTRNATRTLTRETDLGLNFVQVNYYDGQGFLVPKKLGVKSAKELDGATVCVLPGTTTEMNAADYFRANKIKMKPVVIESTPELAKAFFAGRCDSLTSDASQLAGTRAIAPNPADYVILPEIISREPLAPAVRHGDDQWYDVVNFSVMAMIEAEYLGISSKNVDEMLKSQDPIIQRFLGVSPGNGKALGLDEKWAYNIVKQVGNYGEVFERNVGVNTTLRLERGLNALWTKGGLMYTPPFK